The following are encoded in a window of Ricinus communis isolate WT05 ecotype wild-type chromosome 4, ASM1957865v1, whole genome shotgun sequence genomic DNA:
- the LOC8263398 gene encoding two-component response regulator-like APRR1 isoform X2 — protein MEGKEPNKSGGGGEGLIDRSKVRILLCDNDSKSSEEVFTLLLKCSYQVTSVRSARQVIDALNAEGPDIDIILSEVDLPMNKGMKMLKYITRDKELRRIPVIMMSAQDEVSIVVKCLRLGAADYLVKPLRTNELLNLWTHMWRRRRMLGLAEKNILIYDFDLVASDPSDANTNSTTLFSDDTDDKSRKCLNPEIGVSTHQEDVFAAAAATAFAAAATAGCGSTTVVAAATADRGSGTAADEPPPCNRLEYRPDVPGISDRRTAQLSSGPKKSELKIGESSAFFTYVKSSTIKNDSQGFPTTEDYTVPSLRAEENLQACAQQVVNDAQLHENRETWQSYPQDDFRSSSSIPDSISLERSCTPPMSSEFPQRNFKDDKLPQVFTNPINELQLDTSGLSTQSMYPYYMSGVVNQVIMPPSAQLYQKNLHELQNNAPSPMLPQYNHLSQCSPHVASMASFPYYPVNLCLQPGQMPPTHPWPSFGGSSSPDVKIKKLDRREAALMKFRQKRKERCFDKKIRYVNRKKLAERRPRVRGQFVRKLNGVNVDLNGQPAADYDEDEEEDEDELALRGSSLEEDASGS, from the exons ATGGAGGGAAAGGAGCCGAATAAAAGTGGTGGAGGAGGAGAAGGACTAATTGATAGAAGCAAAGTACGGATTTTGTTATGTGATAATGATTCCAAAAGCTCCGAGGAAGTTTTTACTCTTCTTTTGAAGTGCTCTTATCAGG TTACATCAGTGAGATCAGCTAGGCAGGTGATTGATGCATTAAATGCCGAGGGACCCGATATTGATATCATACTTTCTGAAGTTGACCTTCCAATGAACAAAGGCATGAAGATGTTGAAATATATCACACGGGATAAAGAGTTACGGCGCATTCCTGTTATCA TGATGTCGGCACAGGATGAAGTCTCCATTGTTGTCAAGTGCTTGAGGTTAGGAGCCGCAGACTATCTTGTAAAGCCTCTACGTACAAATGAGCTATTGAACCTATGGACACACATGTGGAGAAGGAGGCGCATG CTTGGTTTGGCAGAGAAGAACATCTTGATTTATGACTTTGATTTGGTAGCATCAGATCCTAGTGATGCCAACACAAATAGTACTACTCTTTTCTCAGATGACACAGATGACAAGTCTCGTAAATGCCTAAATCCAGAAATTGGTGTATCAACTCATCAGGAAGATGTG TTTGCTGCTGCCGCTGCTACTGcttttgctgctgctgctactGCAGGTTGTGGTAGTACTACTGTTGTTGCTGCTGCTACTGCAGATCGTGGTAGTGGTACTGCTGCTGATGAACCTCCACCTTGCAATCGACTAGAATATCGACCTGATGTGCCGGGAATAAGTGATCGTAGAACAG CACAATTATCATCTGGTCCAAAGAAGAGTGAATTGAAGATTGGCGAGTCCTCTGCTTTCTTTACTTATGTCAAGTCTAGCACAATCAAGAATGACTCCCAAGGGTTTCCAACCACTGAGGACTATACTGTTCCAAGTCTGAGGGCAGAAGAGAATCTTCAAGCATGTGCTCAGCAAGTGGTTAATGATGCTCAATTACATGAAAATAGAGAGACGTGGCAGAGCTATCCACAAGATGATTTCCGTAGTAGTTCTAGCATCCCTGATTCTATTTCTCTAGAGAGATCTTGCACCCCACCCATGTCGTCAGAGTTTCCGCAAAGAAATTTCAAGGACGACAAGCTCCCTCAGGTGTTTACAAATCCGATAAATGAACTTCAACTTGACACTTCAGGTTTGTCTACACAAAGTATGTATCCATATTACATGTCTGGAGTTGTCAATCAAGTAATTATGCCACCATCAGCACAACTATATCAAAAGAATCTGCATGAGTTGCAAAATAATGCACCTTCACCTATGCTGCCTCAATACAATCATCTTTCCCAATGTTCCCCTCATGTCGCTAGCATGGCATCATTCCCCTACTATCCTGTTAATTTATGTTTACAACCTGGTCAAATGCCTCCTACTCATCCATGGCCATCATTTGGAGGTTCATCTTCCCCCgatgtgaaaataaaaaaattagatagaaGGGAGGCTGCATTGATGAAATTTagacagaaaagaaaagagcgGTGTTTTGATAAGAAGATTAGGTATGTTAATCGCAAAAAGCTTGCTGAAAGGAGGCCTCGTGTGCGGGGACAGTTTGTGAGGAAGTTAAATGGTGTAAATGTGGATCTTAATGGGCAACCTGCTGCTGATTATGATGAGGATGAAGAAGAGGATGAGGATGAGCTTGCATTAAGGGGTTCTTCTCTCGAAGAGGATGCTTCAGGATCCTAA
- the LOC8263398 gene encoding two-component response regulator-like APRR1 isoform X6 has protein sequence MSAQDEVSIVVKCLRLGAADYLVKPLRTNELLNLWTHMWRRRRMLGLAEKNILIYDFDLVASDPSDANTNSTTLFSDDTDDKSRKCLNPEIGVSTHQEDVSAAAAATAFAAAAATAFAAAATAGCGSTTVVAAATADRGSGTAADEPPPCNRLEYRPDVPGISDRRTAQLSSGPKKSELKIGESSAFFTYVKSSTIKNDSQGFPTTEDYTVPSLRAEENLQACAQQVVNDAQLHENRETWQSYPQDDFRSSSSIPDSISLERSCTPPMSSEFPQRNFKDDKLPQVFTNPINELQLDTSGLSTQSMYPYYMSGVVNQVIMPPSAQLYQKNLHELQNNAPSPMLPQYNHLSQCSPHVASMASFPYYPVNLCLQPGQMPPTHPWPSFGGSSSPDVKIKKLDRREAALMKFRQKRKERCFDKKIRYVNRKKLAERRPRVRGQFVRKLNGVNVDLNGQPAADYDEDEEEDEDELALRGSSLEEDASGS, from the exons ATGTCGGCACAGGATGAAGTCTCCATTGTTGTCAAGTGCTTGAGGTTAGGAGCCGCAGACTATCTTGTAAAGCCTCTACGTACAAATGAGCTATTGAACCTATGGACACACATGTGGAGAAGGAGGCGCATG CTTGGTTTGGCAGAGAAGAACATCTTGATTTATGACTTTGATTTGGTAGCATCAGATCCTAGTGATGCCAACACAAATAGTACTACTCTTTTCTCAGATGACACAGATGACAAGTCTCGTAAATGCCTAAATCCAGAAATTGGTGTATCAACTCATCAGGAAGATGTG TCTGCTGCTGCCGCTGCTACTGCTTTTGCTGCTGCCGCTGCTACTGcttttgctgctgctgctactGCAGGTTGTGGTAGTACTACTGTTGTTGCTGCTGCTACTGCAGATCGTGGTAGTGGTACTGCTGCTGATGAACCTCCACCTTGCAATCGACTAGAATATCGACCTGATGTGCCGGGAATAAGTGATCGTAGAACAG CACAATTATCATCTGGTCCAAAGAAGAGTGAATTGAAGATTGGCGAGTCCTCTGCTTTCTTTACTTATGTCAAGTCTAGCACAATCAAGAATGACTCCCAAGGGTTTCCAACCACTGAGGACTATACTGTTCCAAGTCTGAGGGCAGAAGAGAATCTTCAAGCATGTGCTCAGCAAGTGGTTAATGATGCTCAATTACATGAAAATAGAGAGACGTGGCAGAGCTATCCACAAGATGATTTCCGTAGTAGTTCTAGCATCCCTGATTCTATTTCTCTAGAGAGATCTTGCACCCCACCCATGTCGTCAGAGTTTCCGCAAAGAAATTTCAAGGACGACAAGCTCCCTCAGGTGTTTACAAATCCGATAAATGAACTTCAACTTGACACTTCAGGTTTGTCTACACAAAGTATGTATCCATATTACATGTCTGGAGTTGTCAATCAAGTAATTATGCCACCATCAGCACAACTATATCAAAAGAATCTGCATGAGTTGCAAAATAATGCACCTTCACCTATGCTGCCTCAATACAATCATCTTTCCCAATGTTCCCCTCATGTCGCTAGCATGGCATCATTCCCCTACTATCCTGTTAATTTATGTTTACAACCTGGTCAAATGCCTCCTACTCATCCATGGCCATCATTTGGAGGTTCATCTTCCCCCgatgtgaaaataaaaaaattagatagaaGGGAGGCTGCATTGATGAAATTTagacagaaaagaaaagagcgGTGTTTTGATAAGAAGATTAGGTATGTTAATCGCAAAAAGCTTGCTGAAAGGAGGCCTCGTGTGCGGGGACAGTTTGTGAGGAAGTTAAATGGTGTAAATGTGGATCTTAATGGGCAACCTGCTGCTGATTATGATGAGGATGAAGAAGAGGATGAGGATGAGCTTGCATTAAGGGGTTCTTCTCTCGAAGAGGATGCTTCAGGATCCTAA
- the LOC8263398 gene encoding two-component response regulator-like APRR1 isoform X4, producing the protein MNKGMKMLKYITRDKELRRIPVIMMSAQDEVSIVVKCLRLGAADYLVKPLRTNELLNLWTHMWRRRRMLGLAEKNILIYDFDLVASDPSDANTNSTTLFSDDTDDKSRKCLNPEIGVSTHQEDVSAAAAATAFAAAAATAFAAAATAGCGSTTVVAAATADRGSGTAADEPPPCNRLEYRPDVPGISDRRTAQLSSGPKKSELKIGESSAFFTYVKSSTIKNDSQGFPTTEDYTVPSLRAEENLQACAQQVVNDAQLHENRETWQSYPQDDFRSSSSIPDSISLERSCTPPMSSEFPQRNFKDDKLPQVFTNPINELQLDTSGLSTQSMYPYYMSGVVNQVIMPPSAQLYQKNLHELQNNAPSPMLPQYNHLSQCSPHVASMASFPYYPVNLCLQPGQMPPTHPWPSFGGSSSPDVKIKKLDRREAALMKFRQKRKERCFDKKIRYVNRKKLAERRPRVRGQFVRKLNGVNVDLNGQPAADYDEDEEEDEDELALRGSSLEEDASGS; encoded by the exons ATGAACAAAGGCATGAAGATGTTGAAATATATCACACGGGATAAAGAGTTACGGCGCATTCCTGTTATCA TGATGTCGGCACAGGATGAAGTCTCCATTGTTGTCAAGTGCTTGAGGTTAGGAGCCGCAGACTATCTTGTAAAGCCTCTACGTACAAATGAGCTATTGAACCTATGGACACACATGTGGAGAAGGAGGCGCATG CTTGGTTTGGCAGAGAAGAACATCTTGATTTATGACTTTGATTTGGTAGCATCAGATCCTAGTGATGCCAACACAAATAGTACTACTCTTTTCTCAGATGACACAGATGACAAGTCTCGTAAATGCCTAAATCCAGAAATTGGTGTATCAACTCATCAGGAAGATGTG TCTGCTGCTGCCGCTGCTACTGCTTTTGCTGCTGCCGCTGCTACTGcttttgctgctgctgctactGCAGGTTGTGGTAGTACTACTGTTGTTGCTGCTGCTACTGCAGATCGTGGTAGTGGTACTGCTGCTGATGAACCTCCACCTTGCAATCGACTAGAATATCGACCTGATGTGCCGGGAATAAGTGATCGTAGAACAG CACAATTATCATCTGGTCCAAAGAAGAGTGAATTGAAGATTGGCGAGTCCTCTGCTTTCTTTACTTATGTCAAGTCTAGCACAATCAAGAATGACTCCCAAGGGTTTCCAACCACTGAGGACTATACTGTTCCAAGTCTGAGGGCAGAAGAGAATCTTCAAGCATGTGCTCAGCAAGTGGTTAATGATGCTCAATTACATGAAAATAGAGAGACGTGGCAGAGCTATCCACAAGATGATTTCCGTAGTAGTTCTAGCATCCCTGATTCTATTTCTCTAGAGAGATCTTGCACCCCACCCATGTCGTCAGAGTTTCCGCAAAGAAATTTCAAGGACGACAAGCTCCCTCAGGTGTTTACAAATCCGATAAATGAACTTCAACTTGACACTTCAGGTTTGTCTACACAAAGTATGTATCCATATTACATGTCTGGAGTTGTCAATCAAGTAATTATGCCACCATCAGCACAACTATATCAAAAGAATCTGCATGAGTTGCAAAATAATGCACCTTCACCTATGCTGCCTCAATACAATCATCTTTCCCAATGTTCCCCTCATGTCGCTAGCATGGCATCATTCCCCTACTATCCTGTTAATTTATGTTTACAACCTGGTCAAATGCCTCCTACTCATCCATGGCCATCATTTGGAGGTTCATCTTCCCCCgatgtgaaaataaaaaaattagatagaaGGGAGGCTGCATTGATGAAATTTagacagaaaagaaaagagcgGTGTTTTGATAAGAAGATTAGGTATGTTAATCGCAAAAAGCTTGCTGAAAGGAGGCCTCGTGTGCGGGGACAGTTTGTGAGGAAGTTAAATGGTGTAAATGTGGATCTTAATGGGCAACCTGCTGCTGATTATGATGAGGATGAAGAAGAGGATGAGGATGAGCTTGCATTAAGGGGTTCTTCTCTCGAAGAGGATGCTTCAGGATCCTAA
- the LOC8263398 gene encoding two-component response regulator-like APRR1 isoform X5, with protein sequence MLSLWLVMSAQDEVSIVVKCLRLGAADYLVKPLRTNELLNLWTHMWRRRRMLGLAEKNILIYDFDLVASDPSDANTNSTTLFSDDTDDKSRKCLNPEIGVSTHQEDVSAAAAATAFAAAAATAFAAAATAGCGSTTVVAAATADRGSGTAADEPPPCNRLEYRPDVPGISDRRTAQLSSGPKKSELKIGESSAFFTYVKSSTIKNDSQGFPTTEDYTVPSLRAEENLQACAQQVVNDAQLHENRETWQSYPQDDFRSSSSIPDSISLERSCTPPMSSEFPQRNFKDDKLPQVFTNPINELQLDTSGLSTQSMYPYYMSGVVNQVIMPPSAQLYQKNLHELQNNAPSPMLPQYNHLSQCSPHVASMASFPYYPVNLCLQPGQMPPTHPWPSFGGSSSPDVKIKKLDRREAALMKFRQKRKERCFDKKIRYVNRKKLAERRPRVRGQFVRKLNGVNVDLNGQPAADYDEDEEEDEDELALRGSSLEEDASGS encoded by the exons ATGCTATCTCTTTGGTTAGTGATGTCGGCACAGGATGAAGTCTCCATTGTTGTCAAGTGCTTGAGGTTAGGAGCCGCAGACTATCTTGTAAAGCCTCTACGTACAAATGAGCTATTGAACCTATGGACACACATGTGGAGAAGGAGGCGCATG CTTGGTTTGGCAGAGAAGAACATCTTGATTTATGACTTTGATTTGGTAGCATCAGATCCTAGTGATGCCAACACAAATAGTACTACTCTTTTCTCAGATGACACAGATGACAAGTCTCGTAAATGCCTAAATCCAGAAATTGGTGTATCAACTCATCAGGAAGATGTG TCTGCTGCTGCCGCTGCTACTGCTTTTGCTGCTGCCGCTGCTACTGcttttgctgctgctgctactGCAGGTTGTGGTAGTACTACTGTTGTTGCTGCTGCTACTGCAGATCGTGGTAGTGGTACTGCTGCTGATGAACCTCCACCTTGCAATCGACTAGAATATCGACCTGATGTGCCGGGAATAAGTGATCGTAGAACAG CACAATTATCATCTGGTCCAAAGAAGAGTGAATTGAAGATTGGCGAGTCCTCTGCTTTCTTTACTTATGTCAAGTCTAGCACAATCAAGAATGACTCCCAAGGGTTTCCAACCACTGAGGACTATACTGTTCCAAGTCTGAGGGCAGAAGAGAATCTTCAAGCATGTGCTCAGCAAGTGGTTAATGATGCTCAATTACATGAAAATAGAGAGACGTGGCAGAGCTATCCACAAGATGATTTCCGTAGTAGTTCTAGCATCCCTGATTCTATTTCTCTAGAGAGATCTTGCACCCCACCCATGTCGTCAGAGTTTCCGCAAAGAAATTTCAAGGACGACAAGCTCCCTCAGGTGTTTACAAATCCGATAAATGAACTTCAACTTGACACTTCAGGTTTGTCTACACAAAGTATGTATCCATATTACATGTCTGGAGTTGTCAATCAAGTAATTATGCCACCATCAGCACAACTATATCAAAAGAATCTGCATGAGTTGCAAAATAATGCACCTTCACCTATGCTGCCTCAATACAATCATCTTTCCCAATGTTCCCCTCATGTCGCTAGCATGGCATCATTCCCCTACTATCCTGTTAATTTATGTTTACAACCTGGTCAAATGCCTCCTACTCATCCATGGCCATCATTTGGAGGTTCATCTTCCCCCgatgtgaaaataaaaaaattagatagaaGGGAGGCTGCATTGATGAAATTTagacagaaaagaaaagagcgGTGTTTTGATAAGAAGATTAGGTATGTTAATCGCAAAAAGCTTGCTGAAAGGAGGCCTCGTGTGCGGGGACAGTTTGTGAGGAAGTTAAATGGTGTAAATGTGGATCTTAATGGGCAACCTGCTGCTGATTATGATGAGGATGAAGAAGAGGATGAGGATGAGCTTGCATTAAGGGGTTCTTCTCTCGAAGAGGATGCTTCAGGATCCTAA
- the LOC8263398 gene encoding two-component response regulator-like APRR1 isoform X3 yields MEICYKVDLWYSYLFTSVRSARQVIDALNAEGPDIDIILSEVDLPMNKGMKMLKYITRDKELRRIPVIMMSAQDEVSIVVKCLRLGAADYLVKPLRTNELLNLWTHMWRRRRMLGLAEKNILIYDFDLVASDPSDANTNSTTLFSDDTDDKSRKCLNPEIGVSTHQEDVSAAAAATAFAAAAATAFAAAATAGCGSTTVVAAATADRGSGTAADEPPPCNRLEYRPDVPGISDRRTAQLSSGPKKSELKIGESSAFFTYVKSSTIKNDSQGFPTTEDYTVPSLRAEENLQACAQQVVNDAQLHENRETWQSYPQDDFRSSSSIPDSISLERSCTPPMSSEFPQRNFKDDKLPQVFTNPINELQLDTSGLSTQSMYPYYMSGVVNQVIMPPSAQLYQKNLHELQNNAPSPMLPQYNHLSQCSPHVASMASFPYYPVNLCLQPGQMPPTHPWPSFGGSSSPDVKIKKLDRREAALMKFRQKRKERCFDKKIRYVNRKKLAERRPRVRGQFVRKLNGVNVDLNGQPAADYDEDEEEDEDELALRGSSLEEDASGS; encoded by the exons ATGGAAATCTGCTATAAGGTGGACTTGTGGTATAGTTATCTCT TTACATCAGTGAGATCAGCTAGGCAGGTGATTGATGCATTAAATGCCGAGGGACCCGATATTGATATCATACTTTCTGAAGTTGACCTTCCAATGAACAAAGGCATGAAGATGTTGAAATATATCACACGGGATAAAGAGTTACGGCGCATTCCTGTTATCA TGATGTCGGCACAGGATGAAGTCTCCATTGTTGTCAAGTGCTTGAGGTTAGGAGCCGCAGACTATCTTGTAAAGCCTCTACGTACAAATGAGCTATTGAACCTATGGACACACATGTGGAGAAGGAGGCGCATG CTTGGTTTGGCAGAGAAGAACATCTTGATTTATGACTTTGATTTGGTAGCATCAGATCCTAGTGATGCCAACACAAATAGTACTACTCTTTTCTCAGATGACACAGATGACAAGTCTCGTAAATGCCTAAATCCAGAAATTGGTGTATCAACTCATCAGGAAGATGTG TCTGCTGCTGCCGCTGCTACTGCTTTTGCTGCTGCCGCTGCTACTGcttttgctgctgctgctactGCAGGTTGTGGTAGTACTACTGTTGTTGCTGCTGCTACTGCAGATCGTGGTAGTGGTACTGCTGCTGATGAACCTCCACCTTGCAATCGACTAGAATATCGACCTGATGTGCCGGGAATAAGTGATCGTAGAACAG CACAATTATCATCTGGTCCAAAGAAGAGTGAATTGAAGATTGGCGAGTCCTCTGCTTTCTTTACTTATGTCAAGTCTAGCACAATCAAGAATGACTCCCAAGGGTTTCCAACCACTGAGGACTATACTGTTCCAAGTCTGAGGGCAGAAGAGAATCTTCAAGCATGTGCTCAGCAAGTGGTTAATGATGCTCAATTACATGAAAATAGAGAGACGTGGCAGAGCTATCCACAAGATGATTTCCGTAGTAGTTCTAGCATCCCTGATTCTATTTCTCTAGAGAGATCTTGCACCCCACCCATGTCGTCAGAGTTTCCGCAAAGAAATTTCAAGGACGACAAGCTCCCTCAGGTGTTTACAAATCCGATAAATGAACTTCAACTTGACACTTCAGGTTTGTCTACACAAAGTATGTATCCATATTACATGTCTGGAGTTGTCAATCAAGTAATTATGCCACCATCAGCACAACTATATCAAAAGAATCTGCATGAGTTGCAAAATAATGCACCTTCACCTATGCTGCCTCAATACAATCATCTTTCCCAATGTTCCCCTCATGTCGCTAGCATGGCATCATTCCCCTACTATCCTGTTAATTTATGTTTACAACCTGGTCAAATGCCTCCTACTCATCCATGGCCATCATTTGGAGGTTCATCTTCCCCCgatgtgaaaataaaaaaattagatagaaGGGAGGCTGCATTGATGAAATTTagacagaaaagaaaagagcgGTGTTTTGATAAGAAGATTAGGTATGTTAATCGCAAAAAGCTTGCTGAAAGGAGGCCTCGTGTGCGGGGACAGTTTGTGAGGAAGTTAAATGGTGTAAATGTGGATCTTAATGGGCAACCTGCTGCTGATTATGATGAGGATGAAGAAGAGGATGAGGATGAGCTTGCATTAAGGGGTTCTTCTCTCGAAGAGGATGCTTCAGGATCCTAA
- the LOC8263398 gene encoding two-component response regulator-like APRR1 isoform X1: MEGKEPNKSGGGGEGLIDRSKVRILLCDNDSKSSEEVFTLLLKCSYQVTSVRSARQVIDALNAEGPDIDIILSEVDLPMNKGMKMLKYITRDKELRRIPVIMMSAQDEVSIVVKCLRLGAADYLVKPLRTNELLNLWTHMWRRRRMLGLAEKNILIYDFDLVASDPSDANTNSTTLFSDDTDDKSRKCLNPEIGVSTHQEDVSAAAAATAFAAAAATAFAAAATAGCGSTTVVAAATADRGSGTAADEPPPCNRLEYRPDVPGISDRRTAQLSSGPKKSELKIGESSAFFTYVKSSTIKNDSQGFPTTEDYTVPSLRAEENLQACAQQVVNDAQLHENRETWQSYPQDDFRSSSSIPDSISLERSCTPPMSSEFPQRNFKDDKLPQVFTNPINELQLDTSGLSTQSMYPYYMSGVVNQVIMPPSAQLYQKNLHELQNNAPSPMLPQYNHLSQCSPHVASMASFPYYPVNLCLQPGQMPPTHPWPSFGGSSSPDVKIKKLDRREAALMKFRQKRKERCFDKKIRYVNRKKLAERRPRVRGQFVRKLNGVNVDLNGQPAADYDEDEEEDEDELALRGSSLEEDASGS, from the exons ATGGAGGGAAAGGAGCCGAATAAAAGTGGTGGAGGAGGAGAAGGACTAATTGATAGAAGCAAAGTACGGATTTTGTTATGTGATAATGATTCCAAAAGCTCCGAGGAAGTTTTTACTCTTCTTTTGAAGTGCTCTTATCAGG TTACATCAGTGAGATCAGCTAGGCAGGTGATTGATGCATTAAATGCCGAGGGACCCGATATTGATATCATACTTTCTGAAGTTGACCTTCCAATGAACAAAGGCATGAAGATGTTGAAATATATCACACGGGATAAAGAGTTACGGCGCATTCCTGTTATCA TGATGTCGGCACAGGATGAAGTCTCCATTGTTGTCAAGTGCTTGAGGTTAGGAGCCGCAGACTATCTTGTAAAGCCTCTACGTACAAATGAGCTATTGAACCTATGGACACACATGTGGAGAAGGAGGCGCATG CTTGGTTTGGCAGAGAAGAACATCTTGATTTATGACTTTGATTTGGTAGCATCAGATCCTAGTGATGCCAACACAAATAGTACTACTCTTTTCTCAGATGACACAGATGACAAGTCTCGTAAATGCCTAAATCCAGAAATTGGTGTATCAACTCATCAGGAAGATGTG TCTGCTGCTGCCGCTGCTACTGCTTTTGCTGCTGCCGCTGCTACTGcttttgctgctgctgctactGCAGGTTGTGGTAGTACTACTGTTGTTGCTGCTGCTACTGCAGATCGTGGTAGTGGTACTGCTGCTGATGAACCTCCACCTTGCAATCGACTAGAATATCGACCTGATGTGCCGGGAATAAGTGATCGTAGAACAG CACAATTATCATCTGGTCCAAAGAAGAGTGAATTGAAGATTGGCGAGTCCTCTGCTTTCTTTACTTATGTCAAGTCTAGCACAATCAAGAATGACTCCCAAGGGTTTCCAACCACTGAGGACTATACTGTTCCAAGTCTGAGGGCAGAAGAGAATCTTCAAGCATGTGCTCAGCAAGTGGTTAATGATGCTCAATTACATGAAAATAGAGAGACGTGGCAGAGCTATCCACAAGATGATTTCCGTAGTAGTTCTAGCATCCCTGATTCTATTTCTCTAGAGAGATCTTGCACCCCACCCATGTCGTCAGAGTTTCCGCAAAGAAATTTCAAGGACGACAAGCTCCCTCAGGTGTTTACAAATCCGATAAATGAACTTCAACTTGACACTTCAGGTTTGTCTACACAAAGTATGTATCCATATTACATGTCTGGAGTTGTCAATCAAGTAATTATGCCACCATCAGCACAACTATATCAAAAGAATCTGCATGAGTTGCAAAATAATGCACCTTCACCTATGCTGCCTCAATACAATCATCTTTCCCAATGTTCCCCTCATGTCGCTAGCATGGCATCATTCCCCTACTATCCTGTTAATTTATGTTTACAACCTGGTCAAATGCCTCCTACTCATCCATGGCCATCATTTGGAGGTTCATCTTCCCCCgatgtgaaaataaaaaaattagatagaaGGGAGGCTGCATTGATGAAATTTagacagaaaagaaaagagcgGTGTTTTGATAAGAAGATTAGGTATGTTAATCGCAAAAAGCTTGCTGAAAGGAGGCCTCGTGTGCGGGGACAGTTTGTGAGGAAGTTAAATGGTGTAAATGTGGATCTTAATGGGCAACCTGCTGCTGATTATGATGAGGATGAAGAAGAGGATGAGGATGAGCTTGCATTAAGGGGTTCTTCTCTCGAAGAGGATGCTTCAGGATCCTAA